CGATAGATGCAAACTCCCAAACAGTAGAAAATTTTTCATTGGCAGTAGATCTGGTACCAGTAGGGCGTAAACGCTCGTCTGGGGACCATCATCCAGGGTGTTATACATGGAAAAGCAGGGTAAATCCACTAAATTAGGGGGCAACTGGAGGTACATGAGGGGCTCAACGCAGCCgtctgaaaaaaaaatttcttgCTTGTTGGGCGGCCGGCCAATCAGTGGGGTGAGGTGTCGGCTGAGGTCGTACAGGGCACACTTTACAGGCCGGCTGCTAAATGGGCCCAAAGAAGGCACCCACTGCCCTGCAGCTGACATGATTGCTGGCCGATGTCCGTTTAACCGGTACGGTCTCTGCCATACCACGCGCTCCCAGCCTGCCTGCCACAAGCCAGCTTTCCAACCCGCAGATGGCAGTCAGAATCCAGCCCACAgaccagccagccagccagtcagCCAGCCGTCAGTCACGATTGAGTTCTGACCTACAGATCAGATGGTCCCACCAGCGGCAACCATGACTCGCTCTGACAATACAAACCCAATCAGTCATTCAATCAGTCACTCGACACCTGACCGTTCAGTCATACCCAGTCCATTGTCCCCCAATTGTACCCAAAATTGAATGAGTCAGAACCGTCACCCCTCGCAACGACTCTCTACCCTTGAAAGAAATATAATCCCCCCCCTGTGTAACCCCAAGCAAGCCCGGACAAACTACGCATGAAAAACCACCCCTCCAGCCCGATTAAGCTCGCGATTAAACACCTGCAGCCCCAGCACATCAACCGAGTGAAAAGTCCCACCCGCctaaaatttttttctgtgGGGTACCTTACGGGCCTGGCTGGGCCGCTGGGTTGGgggggggcctgcctccggcggctggggctacgccccagaccccctggctcctctcgcttcgctcgactCGGGCGtacacggtcccagcagtctcccGATACAGGATCTACcggtctggggcagagtcCCAGCCGACGGAGGAAGGTGACGACCGGATCAATTGACCCCTGCCAATTGAGTTTGGCGAGTGAGTTGTCGAGATCGGTCCGgttgaaaaaaatcatACCTGCCCTGGCAACGATGGGCTTTGGGCCTGCCAGTCGCAGGATGCGATGcccggcagcagcacagacctgctgctgaaattaAACGGATCagctaaaaaaaatttttttctgcaGGCTGTCTGATTTTCCCGTAGGTGGATGGATGTCCGCTGCCTGTCGAAATTGCTCCGACCCATGTCGGCTGTTGGTGGAGAAACCGCTGGCGATGTGCATGTTCCGTTGCAGGCTCTGGCTGTTTGTTGAGCGTTTCGATCACCCGACTTGGGACGCCAACTCGCTCGTAGACTCAGGCGTGTGAACAATTGCCTTGTCCGCGGCAGATTTCTCGCCTCAGTTCCTTGCATAGAGCATGAAAGTGTTACTTCTCCGATAAATGGATACCAATTGGCAGTCTATCGCTGTAATtttactgctgctgtgatGCCATTGTTACACTGGTACATATCGATATTTTTAACTTTGTCTCTTTCTCGTGCTCCTGGTAAATAAATCCAGCTGCAATTCCATTCATTCTTATAAAAATACCAATCAGTTgtttaattaattaaagagaaaaaggTAGATATTAATCATACTCTCCTACTCACCCCACTGATTTAATTCACCTACCAGACCGAATAGAACTGCTATATTAAACTCATATATGCAGACCCGCACATCGTGACAAGATCAAATCTGCTGCGGCTCACCAACTGCTACCCTCCAGGGGCCATGTAACCGGTGCCATCCCGCCCCTCAAACCACATATCTTCACACACAATCCACACCTCAACACCCTCTAAAACACACATCAAACCCACCAGATCCACCCTACACTCCCAACCCGCTCATCTTGGGCCCGGCtagcctccggcggctggggctccgccccagaccccgtagctcctgcttcgcaggagactgctgggaccgtcgacgcccgactcgagcgcagcgagaggagccgcggggtctggggcggagccccagccgccggaggcacacccttCTGTGGGTCCATATCGCAATGCAGATGATAGTCCAACGGCGGCAGAGGTGCCCAGGAACGAGACCAGCCGGAAAATGGACCGGATATGCATGCATGTGAGGTGTGGTGCATCCGTTGTCAAACCACAGTCAAACTGCGACAGAAATACATGGCCTCAAACACAACTCTAATCGCCGGTGTCTCAGtgccagaagcagcaccaggagcagccaAGAGACGGGTGACCTCATTTAACAAATCCCGCTCATTAAAAAAACCACCTTAAAGTGTGATAGTTGAAGTTTGTAGAGAGTGATAGTGGGACCAGATCCCTGTCGGAATGAGATAAGGGGCCGCTGCATACTGAAATCATTTTAGGTTCCAAGTCGGCACTAGCTCGAGCGCATCTGAGATTCATATAAACCTTGCTGCAGGAAGATTACCAGCCCGACGTCGATATTACTGCATAGGCATCCAGCACGCCCATACCGCCATCTGATTCATTCTGGGAGAACAAAGCATAAATACAGGATAGTTTGCTCTGGATTTCTCCACCAACCATCCCTGTTTCGACTCGAGCTGCTCAAATCCATCTTTTGCTACCAGCTACAAGCTCTATTTATTCTACAGACACTTTACATCTTCAGCTATTCTTAGCTACTGAAGGACAGACCAGTAATCGAACACTCACTCGCTCGTTTATGAAAACAGCCTCAAAACTCAACATAGACACTGGAAACTGAACTTTTGGACAGTCTAAACTTTGGAAATATGGGTATAATAACCGACCACGAGCCACAGCCCGACGGTCTGGCCACCAGACCGGTCTCACCATCTGCCAGCCCAGCGGCTGCTACCGAAGGCACCGAACTGCCCAAAAACGAAGACGAAACGCCGTTCTGCTCCACAACATCCAAATGGACCGGCAACTTCGTCGACCTGACACACCTGGCCCGAAAACACTCGCTGAAGTAAGTGGTTGCGGCcttgctgcctccggcggctggggctccgccccagaccccgctgctcctctcgctgcgctcgagtcggttccgtcgacgggtccagccatctcctgcgaagcaggagccatggggtctggggcagagccccagccgccggaggcacaccctccCTTGAAAGTGAGAACTAACAGAGCCCCCCAGTGAACCCCCCCTGGCCGACTGGAATGTGAGAGGGCTGGACTTTCCTCACAATTTCACGGTCAATATTTGTAACCCACTGCTGACGACTGTGGCTGTAGCGGACGCGCCAGACCGGTCGTTGGTTAGTGCTCTTTATATGGATAACGAGGGAAAGGCCCACTCGCTGGGAGAGTCGGCCAAACCGTTTTTCCGGGGTCGGTCGCTACTGCTCGAGTATAAGAATGGCTCGCCATGTATGGACGACGGACTGCCCACACCGTTTCGTATGTCGTCGACGTTTCTGTTTAAATGCGACCGAGACCTTCCTACCACAAAAGAAGCGGCTCTGTCGTTTGTGTCACAATCCAACAACTGCTCGTTCTTTTTTGAAGTGCGCACTCCATATGCGTGTCCCAGTCTCAACTCGCACGAGAGTATGAGCCCCGTAtccattttcttcatcatcactatAGTGGCCCTTCTGGTCTATTCCACAGGCACCTTCCTCTACCGACCACCAGCGTTCCTCATGCGGTTCCGCACCCAACGAAAACGCGCCGACCACGGCTCACGAGCCCATCTGTCCAAGTCGTACGAAGAGGACTACAGCTaactatttattctattttgCATGCTATCTCGTggggtggtgctgcctccggcggctggggctccgccccagaccccgctgctcctctcgcttcgctcgagtcgggcgtcgacggtcccagcatctcctgcgaagcaggagccacggggtctggggcggagccccagccgccggaggcagcacccccccAGAGCAGGAAAAGAGTCATTAATATACATTGAAATGGTAATAGGGGAGATTAAAAGTTCATGAAGCTGTTCATGCCCGAGAGCTCGGCGTTTTGCGAGATGAAGTCGTCCCAGCTTCGCGAGGAGAAGATGGACGAGATGCTGCCTCGTCGCACGTCTTCGGGTAGCTCATCGTTGACGGCAGAAgtggagttggtggtgctggcgaACGGGTCGGACTGGGTAGTGTGGTGTGGTgcagtggtggtgttggcAGACTGCATCATGTACGGGGGCAGAAACCGGCCGAACAGCTGGGTGTCGACCTGGTCCATCAGTCCAGGAACGTAGTTTTGTGGAATGAAATCGGTCGACGAGATGGACAGCGCACCGTCGGCAGTGATGGGTTCAATTCCAGTCGCCGTGGTCGTGGTAGCGGCAGGATTGATATCACCAGTTAGAAGTGAAGCATTGTGTTCGCTAGCAGCGTCATTGtcagaagtagcagcagtggtaACTGTTGTAGGATTCGATGAAGTAGTTGTGTTGCTGTTGGCATGGTCGTTGGATGCTGATTGCGTGGCAGGAATTTGGAAACCACCGACAGCAGGGAATCCTTGGGCAAGAaactcgagtcgttctaAAAGCTTGCCGCCATCAGGGAACACTACACTAGCACGTCGTTGCAGTCCGTCGGCAGAATCGTCTCCTGTTCCATAGTTGGCGACCTCAGGCATCGACACTGAGCTTACAATAGCACTGTTGATGTTTTCTGATCCGGCAGCAGCCCCTTCTTTAGTAGCAAGTGCGTTTCGAAGCTTGGCTGTTCGCTTGTTCAGCTGGTCAAACATTCCGTTGAGAAGATTGTATGTCCTGGATGCAGACGTACTGTTGTCTTTCAACTTGTCTAGAGCACTCTTTCCAAGCTCGGCATCCAGCTGGACTTCAAGAGCATCGGGTTCGTTGAAATTCTCGTGCGAATAAAACACTAAGCAGGCCACCGAGAAAAACACCGTGTAGACAGAAAACCAGTATGCTCCATTAAGCATCTCGTGAGACACCATATCATGAGCAATGTGAACCACTTGTCTGGAAACGACAATACACTTTCGGGCGTAATACTTTGCTCTCTCATCCCCATAGTTAGCTGCTGGTTGGTGACCATGACCATAGCTGGGACTGAGATAATGGATAAACGGTCGATAGAGTAATATCAGCACATAACAATAAGCCAGACTGAGCAGTCTGTTTGCTTTTAGATATTCTGCTCTTACATCAGCACCGTGTTTTAATTGATCAGGAAGCGACTGTTGCCATTCGTCAATCTCCTTTTCCAGCTCCACGATCTTAGAGTAAGTGATACTGGATGCTTTGCCAGGATGTTCACCGTTGGTGCTGGAATTAGATGTAGTTCCAGTGGGGTTGTTGACGGTAGAAGACACTCCACCTGGATTCACTGGATAgattttcttcaaaatatGGCCTAAAATCGTCATGAGTCTTGTATGGGCATTGGCAATACCAGCAGACGACAGTTTGTTTTCCTTTTGTGGGTAGTAAGCGTCTTCAGTgatattttcatcatcgaTTTCTTCGGGCAGATCCTGGTCGaaatcttcttcactgaTGCTAAGAGGCAGACCAAGAACAGAGTTTACATACACATCCATTTTCCGAATAGTCCAGAACAGCCGTTTCCTGGTTTCCAAGTCGATTGGATTGAAGTTATAATTGACTTTACGATGTAGACCGGCTCGTAGTGCCGCTCGAAGAGCTATTCCAATATATGAATAGCACGTCGATAGACGAGCTGAGCACTGTAGAAACAGGATCATCATGACTATCGACTGAATAGCATGCACATCCCGGGTATCTGTTATATCGATGAGTCGTCTGGCAGCCACAAAGTATTTATATCCTTCACTGGCGTCTTTAAATCCCAATTGTTCGCTCTTATCCATGGAAAAGAGCACACCCACCGCCATAATCGAGTACACCAGCGGTAATATCCGATACTGCTTATCAGTATAATCTTCAGGCTCCGATTCATACAGTAAATCCAGGTCTCGAATGAACGATGGTCGGTGATAAAACCGGAACAACACACATGCATTCTCCCATACTGCCTCGATCAACTGCACCGCGACAAACTTCGGTGGCAGAATGATCCTGAACTCAGCTGAGTTGTCGCTGCTCGGTGACTGAAGCACCGAACCGGCATTCGACTCACTTCGCAGAGCAGCGaatcctgctgctggtgaccGTTTACTTTTAGAAGCACTAGTAGCGGCACTGGCTCCCGGCGTGCCTGACTTGACACTGGCCAACGCGGCCTGTAAATCAAAAGTCGGCGAATAAATATCAACCCCCGGTAGCAACTGCTCAAGAACCGACTCGGCACACTTCAACTTCGTCTCAGTCTTCAACCCGTCCGGTGCTTTCTTTCTGTTCGACGGCTGGTCGTAAGTACACTCGTACGAATACACCGAACAGTGGGTACATGGCTGCTTGCCATCGCACttgactttcttcttcctgcCTGATCCTTGTTAGTGCACTGACTGGGGGGTTTCAgacagcctccggcggctggggctgcgccccagaccccgttgctcctgcttcgcaggagattgcagggaccgtcgacgcaaccgactcgagcgaagcgagaggagcagcggggtctggggcggagccccagccgccggaggcacgtccgGTACTTACACTCGTCACAGGCACGAATGACCCGCTTTCGTTTTCGTCCGTCGCTCGAGAACTCGCTCTGTACCTCGTAGTCGAGGACAGGGTAGCTACCGACCACGGGAGCATTGGTTGCTGGGTGTTGTCCGTGGAAGTGGCCCGGCAGGGGCTGCATGCCAGGTACCATGAGCGGGATTCCGCCCGGTAGTGACTGGAGTTGGAGGGGATTTGGATGTGGCATCGAGAAGCTGCCGTTGCCCGCTAGATGatgtggttgttgaggaggtggtggatgGCCGCCGGCACCGTTGCCGTTGCTATTGGCATCCTCGTAGTAGAAGTTCGGATCCATATCTGACAAATGAGTTCTCTCTTCAGTCAGCTCAATCTTATTTTTGGTAGTAATGACAGGAGTAATAACTGTGTTGAATGATTCAAGCGAGTGGGGTCTTGAGATCGGTCTGGACTTGCGAGTTTATTCGTGCTGTGCCCTGGACTCTACTGGTTCTTGGCTCTTGGCACTTCGTTTATTCTGTATTCAGTCCTTATCACGTCACAAAACCGATACTTCTCAAATGTGATATCCTTGACAAAACCAGTTCGTGCGTTTTATGCAGCCAAACCAGAATTGACGTGAACTGAActgcttcgtcagctgctatGCTTGTCGTGAATGTGCACCAAAATGTGTACTCCAATCCAATGAGAATATATAATATCAGTTCCAGATGCCAGTTCCAATACTCCAATATTCTGACTTCCGAAATTCCAGAGTTGATTAAACAAATCTGAAAATTCGAAGAAAATGTTCTTCAGACAGACGAAGATCCTATcctatatatatgtatatatattgtgaCCCCCAATGTACAATTACCAAGATCAATTTTATCTTGATGCTGTGCGTCGCATATGAAAATGACAAGCCTTGAAACCCAAAACCCGTGCAGTTGGTCATAATTCAGTTTTGTTTAGGTTAGTCCGTCCGC
The Sugiyamaella lignohabitans strain CBS 10342 chromosome A, complete sequence genome window above contains:
- the ASG1 gene encoding Asg1p (Zinc cluster protein proposed to be a transcriptional regulator; regulator involved in the stress response; null mutants have a respiratory deficiency, calcofluor white sensitivity and slightly increased cycloheximide resistance; GO_component: GO:0005634 - nucleus [Evidence IEA,IEA,IEA]; GO_component: GO:0005634 - nucleus [Evidence IDA] [PMID 14562095]; GO_function: GO:0003677 - DNA binding [Evidence IEA,IEA]; GO_function: GO:0046872 - metal ion binding [Evidence IEA]; GO_function: GO:0043565 - sequence-specific DNA binding [Evidence IDA] [PMID 19111667]; GO_function: GO:0043565 - sequence-specific DNA binding [Evidence IDA] [PMID 19158363]; GO_function: GO:0000981 - sequence-specific DNA binding RNA polymerase II transcription factor activity [Evidence IEA]; GO_function: GO:0008270 - zinc ion binding [Evidence IEA]; GO_process: GO:0008150 - biological_process [Evidence ND]; GO_process: GO:0006357 - regulation of transcription from RNA polymerase II promoter [Evidence IEA]; GO_process: GO:0006355 - regulation of transcription, DNA-templated [Evidence IEA,IEA]; GO_process: GO:0006950 - response to stress [Evidence IEA]; GO_process: GO:0006366 - transcription from RNA polymerase II promoter [Evidence IEA]; GO_process: GO:0006351 - transcription, DNA-templated [Evidence IEA,IEA]), which gives rise to MLPWSVATLSSTTRYRASSRATDENESGSFVPVTSVSTGRASGGWGSAPDPAAPLASLESVASTVPAISCEAGATGSGAQPQPPEACDGKQPCTHCSVYSYECTYDQPSNRKKAPDGLKTETKLKCAESVLEQLLPGVDIYSPTFDLQAALASVKSGTPGASAATSASKSKRSPAAGFAALRSESNAGSVLQSPSSDNSAEFRIILPPKFVAVQLIEAVWENACVLFRFYHRPSFIRDLDLLYESEPEDYTDKQYRILPLVYSIMAVGVLFSMDKSEQLGFKDASEGYKYFVAARRLIDITDTRDVHAIQSIVMMILFLQCSARLSTCYSYIGIALRAALRAGLHRKVNYNFNPIDLETRKRLFWTIRKMDVYVNSVLGLPLSISEEDFDQDLPEEIDDENITEDAYYPQKENKLSSAGIANAHTRLMTILGHILKKIYPVNPGGVSSTVNNPTGTTSNSSTNGEHPGKASSITYSKIVELEKEIDEWQQSLPDQLKHGADVRAEYLKANRLLSLAYCYVLILLYRPFIHYLSPSYGHGHQPAANYGDERAKYYARKCIVVSRQVVHIAHDMVSHEMLNGAYWFSVYTVFFSVACLVFYSHENFNEPDALEVQLDAELGKSALDKLKDNSTSASRTYNLLNGMFDQLNKRTAKLRNALATKEGAAAGSENINSAIVSSVSMPEVANYGTGDDSADGLQRRASVVFPDGGKLLERLEFLAQGFPAVGGFQIPATQSASNDHANSNTTTSSNPTTVTTAATSDNDAASEHNASLLTGDINPAATTTTATGIEPITADGALSISSTDFIPQNYVPGLMDQVDTQLFGRFLPPYMMQSANTTTAPHHTTQSDPFASTTNSTSAVNDELPEDVRRGSISSIFSSRSWDDFISQNAELSGMNSFMNF